The following proteins are co-located in the Chaetodon trifascialis isolate fChaTrf1 chromosome 14, fChaTrf1.hap1, whole genome shotgun sequence genome:
- the rps6ka1 gene encoding ribosomal protein S6 kinase alpha-1 isoform X2 produces the protein MPLAQIAEPWPTMELVQLETENGQSTAEDGVTPAVKDDGDIKEINITHVVKEGSEKADASQFELLKVLGQGSFGKVFLVRKVTPPDANQLYAMKVLKKATLKVRDRVRTKMERDILADVNHPFVVKLHYAFQTEGKLYLILDFLRGGDLFTRLSKEVMFTEEDVKFYLAELALGLDHLHSLGIIYRDLKPENILLDEEGHIKLTDFGLCKEAIDHEKKAYSFCGTVEYMAPEVVNRQGHTHSADWWSFGVLMFEMLTGALPFQGKDRKETMNLILKARLGMPQFLSAEAQSLLRALFKRNPANRLGSGADGAEEIKRHGFYSTIDWNKLFRKEVKPPFRPAVARPDDTFYFDSEFTSRTPKDSPGVPPSAGAHQLFRGFSFIASTLLDEEGSAEPVNPPPHPVVQQLHGKNLLFSDGYILKEDIGMGSFSVCKRCVHKTTNTEYAVKLIDKTSTDPSEEIEILLRYGQHPNIITLKDVYENSKQVFLVTELMRGGELLDRILKQKFFSEREASAVLHTITKTVEYLHSQGVVHRDLKPSNILYVDESGNPESIRICDFGFAKQLRANNGLLMTPCYTANFVAPEVLKRQGYDEGCDIWSLGVLLYTMLAGFTPFANGPEDTPNEILNRIGNGHFSLTGGNWDTVSDAAKDLVSKMLHVDPHQRLTAKLVLRHPWIVQRDKLPNSQLPHHDPKLVKGAMAATYSALKNSQPTPELKPIESSFLAQRRVKKLPSTSL, from the exons GATGATGGAGACATCAAGGAGATCAACATCACCCATGTGGTCAAGGAGGGCTCAGAGAAGGCCGATGCCTCTCAGTTTGAACTGCTCAAGGTTTTGGGACAGGGATCCTTTGGCAAG GTGTTCCTGGTGCGAAAGGTGACCCCTCCCGATGCTAACCAGCTCTATGCCATGAAGGTCCTGAAGAAGGCCACACTCAAAG TGAGAGACCGTGTGAGAAccaagatggagagagacatcCTGGCAGACGTCAACCATCCATTTGTTGTCAAACTGCACTATG cATTCCAGACTGAAGGGAAGTTGTACCTGATCCTGGACTTTCTCAGAGGAGGAGATCTCTTCACTAGACTCTCCAAAGAG GTGATGTTCACAGAGGAGGATGTGAAGTTTTATCTAGCAGAGCTGGCATTGGGACTGGACCACCTCCACAGCCTAGGGATCATTTACAGAGACCTCAAACCTGAAAA CATTCTCCTGGATGAGGAGGGACATATCAAACTCACAG atTTTGGTTTGTGCAAAGAAGCCATTGATCATGAGAAGAAAGCTTATTCCTTCTGTGGTACTGTGGAGTACATGGCACCAGAGGTCGTGAACAGGCAGGGACACACCCACAGCGCCGACTGGTGGTCATTTGGAGTACTAATG TTTGAGATGCTGACTGGAGCGCTGCCGTTTCAAGGGAAGGACCGCAAAGAAACTATGAACCTGATTCTGAA GGCGCGTCTGGGAATGCCTCAGTTCCTGAGCGCAGAGGCCCAGTCTCTGCTCAGGGCTTTGTTCAAGAGGAACCCTGCCAACAGACTGG GATCTGGTGCTGACGGTGCTGAGGAGATCAAACGGCACGGTTTCTACTCTACCATAGACTGGAAT AAACTCTTCAGAAAAGAAGTGAAGCCTCCGTTCAGACCAGCGGTGGCGCGTCCAGATGACACCTTTTACTTTGACTCCGAGTTCACCTCCCGCACCCCTAAAG ACTCCCCTGGCGTGCCCCCCAGTGCCGGAGCTCACCAGCTCTTCAGAGGCTTCAGCTTTATTGCTTCGACTCTGCTGGATGAGGAAGGTTCAGCGGAGCCAGTCAATCCCCCGCCGCACCCAGTGGTCCAG caatTACACGGGAAGAACCTGCTGTTCAGCGACGGCTACATATTGAAGGAAGACATCGGCATGggctccttctctgtctgtaaACGATGTGTCCACAAAACCACCAACACAGAATACGCTGTCAag CTGATTGACAAGACCAGCACAGACCCCTCTGAGGAGATCGAGATTCTACTTCGATACGGACAGCACCCCAACATCATAACGCTGAAGGAT gTGTACGAGAACAGCAAGCAGGTGTTCCTGGTGACGGAGCTGATGCGCGGGGGAGAGCTGCTGGATCGGATCCTCAAGCAGAAGTTCTTTTCGGAGAGAGAGGCCAGCGCTGTGCTTCACACCATCACCAAGACTGTGGAGTACCTGCACTCACAGGGG GTGGtgcacagagacctgaagcCCAGCAACATCCTCTATGTGGACGAGTCAGGGAACCCAGAGTCTATCAGGATCTGTGACTTTGGCTTCGCGAAGCAGTTACGTGCCAACAACGGCCTGCTGATGACCCCATGTTACACTGCTAACTTTGTAGCTCCCGAG GTGTTGAAGCGTCAAGGCTATGATGAAGGATGTGACATCTGGAGTCTGGGAGTCTTACTGTACACCATGCTGGCCGG TTTTACTCCGTTTGCCAACGGACCCGAGGACACCCCGAATGAGATCCTGAACAGGATAGGCAACGGTCACTTCAGTCTGACAGGAGGCAACTGGGACACTGTGTCCGACGCCGCCAAG GACCTTGTGTCCAAAATGCTTCACGTGGACCCCCATCAAAGACTGACTGCGAAGCTGGTCCTCAGACACCCCTGGATTGTCCAGAGAGACAAACTGCCCAACAGCCAGCTCCCACACCATGACCCCAAACTGGTCAAG GGTGCGATGGCAGCCACCTACTCTGCCCTGAAGAACTCCCAACCAACTCCAGAGCTCAAGCCCATCGAGAGCTCCTTCCTCGCCCAGAGGCGCGTCAAGAAgcttccctccacctccctgtaG
- the rps6ka1 gene encoding ribosomal protein S6 kinase alpha-1 isoform X4, whose product MLGVLLQSLLDFPAVLADFYLSGLLEEGKVAPDLESDDDEWHSPQVQNGQSTAEDGVTPAVKDDGDIKEINITHVVKEGSEKADASQFELLKVLGQGSFGKVFLVRKVTPPDANQLYAMKVLKKATLKVRDRVRTKMERDILADVNHPFVVKLHYAFQTEGKLYLILDFLRGGDLFTRLSKEVMFTEEDVKFYLAELALGLDHLHSLGIIYRDLKPENILLDEEGHIKLTDFGLCKEAIDHEKKAYSFCGTVEYMAPEVVNRQGHTHSADWWSFGVLMFEMLTGALPFQGKDRKETMNLILKARLGMPQFLSAEAQSLLRALFKRNPANRLGSGADGAEEIKRHGFYSTIDWNKLFRKEVKPPFRPAVARPDDTFYFDSEFTSRTPKDSPGVPPSAGAHQLFRGFSFIASTLLDEEGSAEPVNPPPHPVVQQLHGKNLLFSDGYILKEDIGMGSFSVCKRCVHKTTNTEYAVKLIDKTSTDPSEEIEILLRYGQHPNIITLKDVYENSKQVFLVTELMRGGELLDRILKQKFFSEREASAVLHTITKTVEYLHSQGVVHRDLKPSNILYVDESGNPESIRICDFGFAKQLRANNGLLMTPCYTANFVAPEVLKRQGYDEGCDIWSLGVLLYTMLAGFTPFANGPEDTPNEILNRIGNGHFSLTGGNWDTVSDAAKDLVSKMLHVDPHQRLTAKLVLRHPWIVQRDKLPNSQLPHHDPKLVKGAMAATYSALKNSQPTPELKPIESSFLAQRRVKKLPSTSL is encoded by the exons GATGATGGAGACATCAAGGAGATCAACATCACCCATGTGGTCAAGGAGGGCTCAGAGAAGGCCGATGCCTCTCAGTTTGAACTGCTCAAGGTTTTGGGACAGGGATCCTTTGGCAAG GTGTTCCTGGTGCGAAAGGTGACCCCTCCCGATGCTAACCAGCTCTATGCCATGAAGGTCCTGAAGAAGGCCACACTCAAAG TGAGAGACCGTGTGAGAAccaagatggagagagacatcCTGGCAGACGTCAACCATCCATTTGTTGTCAAACTGCACTATG cATTCCAGACTGAAGGGAAGTTGTACCTGATCCTGGACTTTCTCAGAGGAGGAGATCTCTTCACTAGACTCTCCAAAGAG GTGATGTTCACAGAGGAGGATGTGAAGTTTTATCTAGCAGAGCTGGCATTGGGACTGGACCACCTCCACAGCCTAGGGATCATTTACAGAGACCTCAAACCTGAAAA CATTCTCCTGGATGAGGAGGGACATATCAAACTCACAG atTTTGGTTTGTGCAAAGAAGCCATTGATCATGAGAAGAAAGCTTATTCCTTCTGTGGTACTGTGGAGTACATGGCACCAGAGGTCGTGAACAGGCAGGGACACACCCACAGCGCCGACTGGTGGTCATTTGGAGTACTAATG TTTGAGATGCTGACTGGAGCGCTGCCGTTTCAAGGGAAGGACCGCAAAGAAACTATGAACCTGATTCTGAA GGCGCGTCTGGGAATGCCTCAGTTCCTGAGCGCAGAGGCCCAGTCTCTGCTCAGGGCTTTGTTCAAGAGGAACCCTGCCAACAGACTGG GATCTGGTGCTGACGGTGCTGAGGAGATCAAACGGCACGGTTTCTACTCTACCATAGACTGGAAT AAACTCTTCAGAAAAGAAGTGAAGCCTCCGTTCAGACCAGCGGTGGCGCGTCCAGATGACACCTTTTACTTTGACTCCGAGTTCACCTCCCGCACCCCTAAAG ACTCCCCTGGCGTGCCCCCCAGTGCCGGAGCTCACCAGCTCTTCAGAGGCTTCAGCTTTATTGCTTCGACTCTGCTGGATGAGGAAGGTTCAGCGGAGCCAGTCAATCCCCCGCCGCACCCAGTGGTCCAG caatTACACGGGAAGAACCTGCTGTTCAGCGACGGCTACATATTGAAGGAAGACATCGGCATGggctccttctctgtctgtaaACGATGTGTCCACAAAACCACCAACACAGAATACGCTGTCAag CTGATTGACAAGACCAGCACAGACCCCTCTGAGGAGATCGAGATTCTACTTCGATACGGACAGCACCCCAACATCATAACGCTGAAGGAT gTGTACGAGAACAGCAAGCAGGTGTTCCTGGTGACGGAGCTGATGCGCGGGGGAGAGCTGCTGGATCGGATCCTCAAGCAGAAGTTCTTTTCGGAGAGAGAGGCCAGCGCTGTGCTTCACACCATCACCAAGACTGTGGAGTACCTGCACTCACAGGGG GTGGtgcacagagacctgaagcCCAGCAACATCCTCTATGTGGACGAGTCAGGGAACCCAGAGTCTATCAGGATCTGTGACTTTGGCTTCGCGAAGCAGTTACGTGCCAACAACGGCCTGCTGATGACCCCATGTTACACTGCTAACTTTGTAGCTCCCGAG GTGTTGAAGCGTCAAGGCTATGATGAAGGATGTGACATCTGGAGTCTGGGAGTCTTACTGTACACCATGCTGGCCGG TTTTACTCCGTTTGCCAACGGACCCGAGGACACCCCGAATGAGATCCTGAACAGGATAGGCAACGGTCACTTCAGTCTGACAGGAGGCAACTGGGACACTGTGTCCGACGCCGCCAAG GACCTTGTGTCCAAAATGCTTCACGTGGACCCCCATCAAAGACTGACTGCGAAGCTGGTCCTCAGACACCCCTGGATTGTCCAGAGAGACAAACTGCCCAACAGCCAGCTCCCACACCATGACCCCAAACTGGTCAAG GGTGCGATGGCAGCCACCTACTCTGCCCTGAAGAACTCCCAACCAACTCCAGAGCTCAAGCCCATCGAGAGCTCCTTCCTCGCCCAGAGGCGCGTCAAGAAgcttccctccacctccctgtaG
- the rps6ka1 gene encoding ribosomal protein S6 kinase alpha-1 isoform X1, giving the protein MEKDKKKFNLSRLLAHYVRKKNKALAGSPAHCRSPAATGNSGTDSFHAPRNHWTDDGDIKEINITHVVKEGSEKADASQFELLKVLGQGSFGKVFLVRKVTPPDANQLYAMKVLKKATLKVRDRVRTKMERDILADVNHPFVVKLHYAFQTEGKLYLILDFLRGGDLFTRLSKEVMFTEEDVKFYLAELALGLDHLHSLGIIYRDLKPENILLDEEGHIKLTDFGLCKEAIDHEKKAYSFCGTVEYMAPEVVNRQGHTHSADWWSFGVLMFEMLTGALPFQGKDRKETMNLILKARLGMPQFLSAEAQSLLRALFKRNPANRLGSGADGAEEIKRHGFYSTIDWNKLFRKEVKPPFRPAVARPDDTFYFDSEFTSRTPKDSPGVPPSAGAHQLFRGFSFIASTLLDEEGSAEPVNPPPHPVVQQLHGKNLLFSDGYILKEDIGMGSFSVCKRCVHKTTNTEYAVKLIDKTSTDPSEEIEILLRYGQHPNIITLKDVYENSKQVFLVTELMRGGELLDRILKQKFFSEREASAVLHTITKTVEYLHSQGVVHRDLKPSNILYVDESGNPESIRICDFGFAKQLRANNGLLMTPCYTANFVAPEVLKRQGYDEGCDIWSLGVLLYTMLAGFTPFANGPEDTPNEILNRIGNGHFSLTGGNWDTVSDAAKDLVSKMLHVDPHQRLTAKLVLRHPWIVQRDKLPNSQLPHHDPKLVKGAMAATYSALKNSQPTPELKPIESSFLAQRRVKKLPSTSL; this is encoded by the exons ATGGAGAAGGACAAGAAAAAGTTCAACCTGAGCCGCCTGCTGGCCCACTACGTGCGCAAAAAGAACAAAGCCCTGGCTGGCAGCCCTGCTCACTGCAGATCACCGGCTGCAACAGGCAACAGCGGCACTGACTCCTTCCATGCTCCGAGGAACCACTGGACG GATGATGGAGACATCAAGGAGATCAACATCACCCATGTGGTCAAGGAGGGCTCAGAGAAGGCCGATGCCTCTCAGTTTGAACTGCTCAAGGTTTTGGGACAGGGATCCTTTGGCAAG GTGTTCCTGGTGCGAAAGGTGACCCCTCCCGATGCTAACCAGCTCTATGCCATGAAGGTCCTGAAGAAGGCCACACTCAAAG TGAGAGACCGTGTGAGAAccaagatggagagagacatcCTGGCAGACGTCAACCATCCATTTGTTGTCAAACTGCACTATG cATTCCAGACTGAAGGGAAGTTGTACCTGATCCTGGACTTTCTCAGAGGAGGAGATCTCTTCACTAGACTCTCCAAAGAG GTGATGTTCACAGAGGAGGATGTGAAGTTTTATCTAGCAGAGCTGGCATTGGGACTGGACCACCTCCACAGCCTAGGGATCATTTACAGAGACCTCAAACCTGAAAA CATTCTCCTGGATGAGGAGGGACATATCAAACTCACAG atTTTGGTTTGTGCAAAGAAGCCATTGATCATGAGAAGAAAGCTTATTCCTTCTGTGGTACTGTGGAGTACATGGCACCAGAGGTCGTGAACAGGCAGGGACACACCCACAGCGCCGACTGGTGGTCATTTGGAGTACTAATG TTTGAGATGCTGACTGGAGCGCTGCCGTTTCAAGGGAAGGACCGCAAAGAAACTATGAACCTGATTCTGAA GGCGCGTCTGGGAATGCCTCAGTTCCTGAGCGCAGAGGCCCAGTCTCTGCTCAGGGCTTTGTTCAAGAGGAACCCTGCCAACAGACTGG GATCTGGTGCTGACGGTGCTGAGGAGATCAAACGGCACGGTTTCTACTCTACCATAGACTGGAAT AAACTCTTCAGAAAAGAAGTGAAGCCTCCGTTCAGACCAGCGGTGGCGCGTCCAGATGACACCTTTTACTTTGACTCCGAGTTCACCTCCCGCACCCCTAAAG ACTCCCCTGGCGTGCCCCCCAGTGCCGGAGCTCACCAGCTCTTCAGAGGCTTCAGCTTTATTGCTTCGACTCTGCTGGATGAGGAAGGTTCAGCGGAGCCAGTCAATCCCCCGCCGCACCCAGTGGTCCAG caatTACACGGGAAGAACCTGCTGTTCAGCGACGGCTACATATTGAAGGAAGACATCGGCATGggctccttctctgtctgtaaACGATGTGTCCACAAAACCACCAACACAGAATACGCTGTCAag CTGATTGACAAGACCAGCACAGACCCCTCTGAGGAGATCGAGATTCTACTTCGATACGGACAGCACCCCAACATCATAACGCTGAAGGAT gTGTACGAGAACAGCAAGCAGGTGTTCCTGGTGACGGAGCTGATGCGCGGGGGAGAGCTGCTGGATCGGATCCTCAAGCAGAAGTTCTTTTCGGAGAGAGAGGCCAGCGCTGTGCTTCACACCATCACCAAGACTGTGGAGTACCTGCACTCACAGGGG GTGGtgcacagagacctgaagcCCAGCAACATCCTCTATGTGGACGAGTCAGGGAACCCAGAGTCTATCAGGATCTGTGACTTTGGCTTCGCGAAGCAGTTACGTGCCAACAACGGCCTGCTGATGACCCCATGTTACACTGCTAACTTTGTAGCTCCCGAG GTGTTGAAGCGTCAAGGCTATGATGAAGGATGTGACATCTGGAGTCTGGGAGTCTTACTGTACACCATGCTGGCCGG TTTTACTCCGTTTGCCAACGGACCCGAGGACACCCCGAATGAGATCCTGAACAGGATAGGCAACGGTCACTTCAGTCTGACAGGAGGCAACTGGGACACTGTGTCCGACGCCGCCAAG GACCTTGTGTCCAAAATGCTTCACGTGGACCCCCATCAAAGACTGACTGCGAAGCTGGTCCTCAGACACCCCTGGATTGTCCAGAGAGACAAACTGCCCAACAGCCAGCTCCCACACCATGACCCCAAACTGGTCAAG GGTGCGATGGCAGCCACCTACTCTGCCCTGAAGAACTCCCAACCAACTCCAGAGCTCAAGCCCATCGAGAGCTCCTTCCTCGCCCAGAGGCGCGTCAAGAAgcttccctccacctccctgtaG
- the rps6ka1 gene encoding ribosomal protein S6 kinase alpha-1 isoform X3 produces the protein MKVLKKATLKVRDRVRTKMERDILADVNHPFVVKLHYAFQTEGKLYLILDFLRGGDLFTRLSKEVMFTEEDVKFYLAELALGLDHLHSLGIIYRDLKPENILLDEEGHIKLTDFGLCKEAIDHEKKAYSFCGTVEYMAPEVVNRQGHTHSADWWSFGVLMFEMLTGALPFQGKDRKETMNLILKARLGMPQFLSAEAQSLLRALFKRNPANRLGSGADGAEEIKRHGFYSTIDWNKLFRKEVKPPFRPAVARPDDTFYFDSEFTSRTPKDSPGVPPSAGAHQLFRGFSFIASTLLDEEGSAEPVNPPPHPVVQQLHGKNLLFSDGYILKEDIGMGSFSVCKRCVHKTTNTEYAVKLIDKTSTDPSEEIEILLRYGQHPNIITLKDVYENSKQVFLVTELMRGGELLDRILKQKFFSEREASAVLHTITKTVEYLHSQGVVHRDLKPSNILYVDESGNPESIRICDFGFAKQLRANNGLLMTPCYTANFVAPEVLKRQGYDEGCDIWSLGVLLYTMLAGFTPFANGPEDTPNEILNRIGNGHFSLTGGNWDTVSDAAKDLVSKMLHVDPHQRLTAKLVLRHPWIVQRDKLPNSQLPHHDPKLVKGAMAATYSALKNSQPTPELKPIESSFLAQRRVKKLPSTSL, from the exons ATGAAGGTCCTGAAGAAGGCCACACTCAAAG TGAGAGACCGTGTGAGAAccaagatggagagagacatcCTGGCAGACGTCAACCATCCATTTGTTGTCAAACTGCACTATG cATTCCAGACTGAAGGGAAGTTGTACCTGATCCTGGACTTTCTCAGAGGAGGAGATCTCTTCACTAGACTCTCCAAAGAG GTGATGTTCACAGAGGAGGATGTGAAGTTTTATCTAGCAGAGCTGGCATTGGGACTGGACCACCTCCACAGCCTAGGGATCATTTACAGAGACCTCAAACCTGAAAA CATTCTCCTGGATGAGGAGGGACATATCAAACTCACAG atTTTGGTTTGTGCAAAGAAGCCATTGATCATGAGAAGAAAGCTTATTCCTTCTGTGGTACTGTGGAGTACATGGCACCAGAGGTCGTGAACAGGCAGGGACACACCCACAGCGCCGACTGGTGGTCATTTGGAGTACTAATG TTTGAGATGCTGACTGGAGCGCTGCCGTTTCAAGGGAAGGACCGCAAAGAAACTATGAACCTGATTCTGAA GGCGCGTCTGGGAATGCCTCAGTTCCTGAGCGCAGAGGCCCAGTCTCTGCTCAGGGCTTTGTTCAAGAGGAACCCTGCCAACAGACTGG GATCTGGTGCTGACGGTGCTGAGGAGATCAAACGGCACGGTTTCTACTCTACCATAGACTGGAAT AAACTCTTCAGAAAAGAAGTGAAGCCTCCGTTCAGACCAGCGGTGGCGCGTCCAGATGACACCTTTTACTTTGACTCCGAGTTCACCTCCCGCACCCCTAAAG ACTCCCCTGGCGTGCCCCCCAGTGCCGGAGCTCACCAGCTCTTCAGAGGCTTCAGCTTTATTGCTTCGACTCTGCTGGATGAGGAAGGTTCAGCGGAGCCAGTCAATCCCCCGCCGCACCCAGTGGTCCAG caatTACACGGGAAGAACCTGCTGTTCAGCGACGGCTACATATTGAAGGAAGACATCGGCATGggctccttctctgtctgtaaACGATGTGTCCACAAAACCACCAACACAGAATACGCTGTCAag CTGATTGACAAGACCAGCACAGACCCCTCTGAGGAGATCGAGATTCTACTTCGATACGGACAGCACCCCAACATCATAACGCTGAAGGAT gTGTACGAGAACAGCAAGCAGGTGTTCCTGGTGACGGAGCTGATGCGCGGGGGAGAGCTGCTGGATCGGATCCTCAAGCAGAAGTTCTTTTCGGAGAGAGAGGCCAGCGCTGTGCTTCACACCATCACCAAGACTGTGGAGTACCTGCACTCACAGGGG GTGGtgcacagagacctgaagcCCAGCAACATCCTCTATGTGGACGAGTCAGGGAACCCAGAGTCTATCAGGATCTGTGACTTTGGCTTCGCGAAGCAGTTACGTGCCAACAACGGCCTGCTGATGACCCCATGTTACACTGCTAACTTTGTAGCTCCCGAG GTGTTGAAGCGTCAAGGCTATGATGAAGGATGTGACATCTGGAGTCTGGGAGTCTTACTGTACACCATGCTGGCCGG TTTTACTCCGTTTGCCAACGGACCCGAGGACACCCCGAATGAGATCCTGAACAGGATAGGCAACGGTCACTTCAGTCTGACAGGAGGCAACTGGGACACTGTGTCCGACGCCGCCAAG GACCTTGTGTCCAAAATGCTTCACGTGGACCCCCATCAAAGACTGACTGCGAAGCTGGTCCTCAGACACCCCTGGATTGTCCAGAGAGACAAACTGCCCAACAGCCAGCTCCCACACCATGACCCCAAACTGGTCAAG GGTGCGATGGCAGCCACCTACTCTGCCCTGAAGAACTCCCAACCAACTCCAGAGCTCAAGCCCATCGAGAGCTCCTTCCTCGCCCAGAGGCGCGTCAAGAAgcttccctccacctccctgtaG